One genomic segment of Paenibacillus xylanexedens includes these proteins:
- a CDS encoding type 1 glutamine amidotransferase family protein: protein MQTKNVYLYVFDTMADWEVGYLTAELNSGRYFRKEIQALQVVTVGVDKHPVTTMGGLNILPHISIDECTLKGDDLIILPGGNTWMDTIHDPLLKKVAASIEEGTVIAAICGATVALAKIGILDSRQHTSNDLEYLKMICPDYTGETYYVTEPAVTDGNLVTASGIAPLEFTIHVLKLLNVFAPETLQAWYNLYQTHESKYFYELMNSIAPE from the coding sequence ATGCAAACGAAGAACGTATATCTATATGTATTTGATACGATGGCAGACTGGGAGGTAGGATATCTAACTGCTGAATTGAACTCGGGAAGGTATTTCAGGAAAGAGATCCAGGCTTTACAGGTCGTAACCGTAGGCGTGGATAAACATCCGGTAACTACCATGGGCGGATTGAACATCCTTCCTCATATTTCTATTGATGAATGTACATTGAAAGGTGACGACCTCATCATTCTTCCAGGAGGAAACACCTGGATGGACACCATCCATGATCCTCTATTGAAAAAAGTTGCTGCCTCTATAGAAGAGGGTACGGTTATTGCGGCGATTTGCGGTGCTACAGTTGCACTTGCAAAAATAGGAATACTGGATTCCAGACAGCATACAAGCAATGATTTAGAATACCTGAAGATGATATGCCCAGATTATACTGGAGAAACCTATTATGTAACGGAGCCTGCAGTAACCGATGGAAATCTAGTTACTGCATCTGGAATAGCTCCGTTAGAATTTACAATACATGTGTTGAAGCTGTTGAATGTCTTTGCACCAGAAACATTACAGGCCTGGTACAATCTATATCAGACTCATGAGTCCAAATACTTCTACGAGTTAATGAATTCTATTGCACCTGAATAA
- a CDS encoding NADP-dependent oxidoreductase, with amino-acid sequence MRAIVIEEFGGAKQLKEQEVAKPTCGVNQVLIQTYATSVNPVDFKIRQGYMKEAAENFPLILGGDVAGIVAEAGSNVTRFREGDRVFARPRQFGTYAEYVAVDADIIARIPENLSFEEAAAIPLAAMTAWQALVDHGRLGKGQKVLIHAGAGGVGTYAIQIAKSLGAEVASTASESNEALLRSLGVDHFINYKKEDFSEILSDYDVVLDTMGGDIQRDSFKVLKSGGHLVSLVEQPDEKLAKEAGVTANVFMMEPKGDQLDQLAELAAEGKLKSIIDGTYPLTQQGVREAHGKSETHHTRGKLVIQVQ; translated from the coding sequence ATGAGAGCAATTGTGATTGAGGAATTTGGTGGAGCGAAACAATTGAAGGAACAGGAAGTAGCCAAGCCAACATGTGGAGTGAATCAGGTATTAATCCAAACGTATGCCACGTCGGTGAATCCAGTAGACTTCAAAATCAGACAAGGTTATATGAAAGAAGCAGCGGAGAATTTTCCGTTGATTCTGGGCGGCGATGTTGCCGGTATTGTGGCTGAAGCAGGTTCAAATGTCACGAGGTTCAGAGAAGGTGATCGGGTATTTGCACGTCCGCGTCAATTCGGGACCTATGCAGAATATGTTGCTGTTGATGCAGACATTATTGCCCGTATACCGGAGAACTTGAGCTTTGAGGAAGCGGCAGCGATCCCGCTGGCTGCGATGACGGCATGGCAGGCACTTGTGGATCACGGACGTTTAGGCAAAGGGCAGAAGGTACTCATTCATGCGGGTGCAGGTGGTGTGGGAACGTATGCCATTCAGATCGCCAAGTCCCTCGGCGCTGAAGTGGCTTCCACGGCGAGTGAATCAAACGAAGCGTTGCTTCGTTCGTTGGGTGTGGATCATTTTATCAATTATAAAAAAGAAGATTTCTCGGAGATTCTCTCCGATTATGATGTTGTGCTGGACACCATGGGCGGTGATATTCAACGCGATAGCTTCAAGGTGTTAAAGTCTGGCGGGCATCTGGTATCCTTGGTAGAACAACCGGATGAGAAGCTTGCCAAGGAAGCCGGAGTAACGGCCAACGTCTTCATGATGGAGCCCAAAGGGGATCAACTGGATCAGCTGGCTGAACTGGCTGCGGAAGGCAAGCTCAAATCGATTATTGATGGAACGTACCCGCTAACTCAACAGGGAGTAAGGGAAGCACATGGGAAGAGTGAAACCCATCATACCCGCGGGAAACTGGTTATTCAGGTGCAATAG
- a CDS encoding PhzF family phenazine biosynthesis protein, which produces MEVEVSTLHAFSDKALGGNPAGVVLQAAHLSESQMQEVARQVGFSETAFVMPSDQADFKVRFFTPSDEVDLCGHATIALFYLMKTQHLVDVGTYTLETLAGILKVVIAVNGEVYLSQTLPEFGEIVDRQQIADSLRISMEDLHSELPVQIVSTGLPDILIAVRDVDVLTKIDPDFQRITEICKAHHAVGYHVFTLESDAEDVLAECRNFAPLYDIPEESATGTSNGAMLCYLYKYNQLTDPHHHTYTIRQGYTMNRPSEIRARLTLNSSNEITQIQVGGSAVHIKNIKMGLSHKS; this is translated from the coding sequence ATGGAAGTTGAAGTAAGTACATTACATGCATTTTCGGACAAGGCTCTTGGCGGTAACCCCGCAGGTGTTGTTTTACAAGCTGCGCATTTGTCTGAATCCCAGATGCAGGAGGTTGCCCGACAAGTCGGGTTTTCAGAGACTGCGTTTGTAATGCCGTCGGATCAGGCTGATTTCAAAGTGCGTTTCTTCACTCCAAGTGATGAAGTTGATCTCTGTGGGCATGCCACGATTGCTTTATTTTATCTAATGAAGACACAACATCTCGTTGATGTTGGTACATATACACTGGAGACACTGGCCGGAATTCTTAAAGTCGTTATCGCAGTCAATGGAGAAGTCTATCTGTCACAGACATTGCCGGAGTTTGGGGAGATCGTGGACCGTCAGCAGATTGCTGACTCATTACGCATTTCTATGGAGGATTTACATTCCGAACTACCTGTACAGATTGTGTCTACCGGGCTACCCGATATCCTGATAGCTGTTAGAGATGTTGATGTTCTGACCAAAATTGATCCTGACTTCCAGCGTATCACTGAAATATGCAAGGCTCATCATGCCGTAGGTTATCATGTGTTTACACTCGAATCAGATGCTGAGGACGTTCTGGCAGAATGCCGTAATTTTGCACCGCTTTATGATATACCGGAAGAGAGCGCAACGGGCACATCCAATGGTGCAATGCTCTGTTATTTATACAAGTACAACCAACTCACAGATCCTCATCATCACACGTACACGATCAGACAAGGGTATACCATGAACCGCCCCTCTGAGATCCGAGCCAGATTAACTTTGAACAGCTCTAATGAAATCACACAGATTCAGGTTGGCGGTAGCGCAGTTCATATCAAAAACATTAAAATGGGGCTGTCTCATAAGTCATAA
- a CDS encoding IS1182 family transposase — protein MYIQYTMDQLFLPMDLETDIPENHLVRVVNDAVNRLSDSIFYSAYPGGGRHSYHPKMLTKIIIYAYTQRIYSSRQIAKTVRENIMFMWLAGRQQPDFRTINRFRSERMKEVLETVFTHVLELLVQEQYVSMDHYFLDGTKLEANANRYTFVWKKAVVKYQAKLQEKVHTLFQTIEAAESEEDALHAGTDLPELGEASVLTAEKLEKAVEQLEESLQEKPKNKIVKKTVRQLRKDLLPRLQKYEHQIQTAGERNSYSKTDPDATFMRMKEDHMRNGQLKPGYNVQIGTENQFVLGYTVHQRPTDTKCLKPHLDHFEETLGKRPKAVIADAGYGSEENYSYFEEQNIQAIVKYGTYHKEKTRAWKQAIGKVDNWSYNETEDAWTCAAGKTLHFRYESETVTESGYTIRTRHYRSEDCSTCPLKATCTKAKGNREIAISLTYMRQKNEMRERLRSEEGYTLSVQRMTEPESVFGQIKNNRGFRRFLLRGLQKVSLEVGWLCLAHNLLKKAAMTEKRKKDKAG, from the coding sequence TTGTACATTCAATATACCATGGATCAACTTTTCTTGCCAATGGATTTGGAGACAGATATCCCCGAAAATCACCTTGTTCGTGTTGTAAATGACGCAGTCAATCGCCTGAGCGATTCCATTTTCTACTCGGCGTATCCTGGCGGAGGCCGCCATAGCTATCATCCCAAAATGCTCACCAAAATCATCATCTACGCCTACACCCAACGCATCTATTCATCCCGGCAAATCGCCAAGACTGTTCGCGAAAATATCATGTTCATGTGGCTCGCTGGGCGGCAACAACCGGATTTTCGGACCATCAATCGCTTCCGTTCCGAGCGGATGAAAGAGGTACTGGAAACGGTGTTTACCCATGTGCTGGAACTGCTGGTTCAGGAGCAATACGTGTCCATGGATCACTACTTTCTGGACGGAACCAAGCTTGAGGCGAATGCGAATCGGTACACCTTTGTCTGGAAAAAGGCTGTCGTCAAGTACCAGGCCAAGCTGCAAGAAAAAGTACATACCCTGTTCCAAACCATCGAAGCGGCCGAAAGTGAAGAAGATGCGCTCCATGCGGGTACAGACCTCCCTGAGCTCGGGGAAGCGTCTGTACTCACGGCAGAAAAGCTAGAAAAAGCCGTTGAGCAACTGGAGGAATCTTTACAAGAAAAACCGAAAAACAAAATCGTAAAGAAAACCGTACGCCAGTTACGCAAAGACTTGCTACCGCGGCTGCAAAAGTATGAGCACCAGATCCAAACCGCAGGGGAGCGGAATAGCTATAGCAAAACCGATCCAGACGCAACGTTCATGCGAATGAAAGAAGATCATATGCGAAATGGTCAATTGAAGCCTGGGTACAATGTGCAGATTGGAACGGAAAACCAGTTTGTTTTGGGTTACACGGTGCACCAGCGACCCACAGACACGAAATGTCTGAAGCCCCATCTCGATCATTTCGAAGAAACGCTCGGCAAAAGACCGAAGGCCGTCATTGCGGATGCAGGATATGGAAGTGAAGAGAATTACAGCTATTTCGAAGAGCAAAACATCCAGGCAATCGTCAAATATGGGACGTACCACAAGGAGAAAACCAGGGCGTGGAAGCAAGCGATTGGCAAGGTGGACAACTGGAGCTATAACGAAACGGAAGATGCATGGACCTGTGCGGCTGGGAAGACGTTACATTTTCGGTATGAAAGCGAGACGGTCACGGAAAGTGGTTACACGATTCGTACCCGCCATTATCGAAGTGAAGATTGTAGTACATGTCCTCTGAAAGCAACATGCACCAAAGCCAAAGGCAATCGGGAGATCGCGATCAGTCTGACCTATATGCGGCAAAAAAACGAGATGCGGGAACGACTGCGCAGCGAGGAAGGATACACCCTTTCTGTTCAGCGCATGACGGAGCCAGAGAGTGTATTTGGACAAATCAAAAACAACCGGGGATTCCGAAGATTCCTGCTTCGCGGCTTGCAAAAAGTAAGCCTGGAGGTCGGGTGGCTTTGCCTTGCCCACAATCTGCTTAAAAAAGCCGCAATGACGGAAAAACGCAAAAAGGACAAAGCTGGATAA
- a CDS encoding alpha/beta hydrolase, whose translation MKKSLPSYQTTHPYWKQYQAFFPEEVRLGEHTAPEEEWWESNGVHLHIDRLPAPESSIKILFIHGAGGNGRLLAPYARMLQRHGYEVVSPDLPPYGLSYAMSGTRINYELWIELLVSLIEREHKKDGKPIVVLGSSIGGMLAYHTSARSKRVKGLIATTFVDTSNPKMRDQLAPNRLVSRAGKRMMDLFPGLLDHVRISVKQVSRMQLITNNKDLTRLIMNDPQAAATRIPLELLRTFLNKKPEVSPEQFNQCPVLLVHPELDPMTPIRFSQSFFDRLVVDKECVILEGAGHFPIEQPGLNQLEVAVLRFLQQIQ comes from the coding sequence ATGAAAAAAAGTTTGCCTTCATATCAGACAACACATCCCTATTGGAAACAGTATCAGGCCTTTTTCCCGGAAGAAGTGAGGTTAGGGGAGCATACAGCTCCTGAGGAAGAATGGTGGGAGTCCAATGGGGTTCATCTGCATATCGATCGTTTACCTGCGCCGGAGTCTTCAATCAAAATTCTGTTCATTCATGGTGCGGGAGGCAATGGCAGGTTGCTCGCTCCGTATGCCCGCATGTTGCAGCGACATGGATACGAGGTGGTATCGCCAGATCTTCCGCCGTATGGGTTAAGTTATGCAATGTCTGGTACACGTATTAACTACGAACTTTGGATAGAGCTGCTTGTGTCACTCATTGAACGGGAACACAAAAAAGATGGCAAGCCAATCGTTGTATTGGGAAGTAGCATCGGAGGTATGCTTGCCTATCACACCAGTGCACGCAGCAAGCGTGTTAAGGGTTTGATCGCAACTACATTTGTAGATACGAGTAATCCGAAAATGCGTGACCAACTTGCGCCGAATCGTCTGGTGAGCCGGGCGGGAAAACGGATGATGGATCTGTTCCCTGGTCTGCTGGATCATGTACGTATTTCGGTCAAACAGGTATCCCGAATGCAACTGATTACTAATAACAAGGACTTAACCCGGCTTATTATGAATGATCCACAAGCGGCAGCTACACGTATTCCGTTGGAATTATTAAGAACATTCCTTAATAAAAAACCGGAGGTGAGCCCGGAACAGTTCAACCAGTGTCCGGTCCTGTTGGTTCACCCTGAACTGGACCCCATGACACCAATCAGGTTCAGCCAATCTTTTTTTGATCGTCTGGTGGTGGACAAGGAATGTGTGATCTTGGAAGGGGCAGGCCATTTTCCTATAGAGCAGCCAGGACTGAACCAGTTGGAGGTAGCGGTACTACGATTTTTACAACAAATTCAATGA
- a CDS encoding expansin EXLX1 family cellulose-binding protein: protein MNKKSRFQRLKWAGTGMLLSLVLFALPASAAWNDTYQGYATYTGSGYSGGAVLLDPIPADMKITALNPFQLNYNGVKAALAGAYLEVQGPKGKTTVYVTDLYPEGASGALDLSPNAFNLIGDPKAGKIDISWKVVKAPIQGNVSYRIKEGSSQWWAAIQVRNHKYPVLKFEVKQKDGTWLNLEKQDYNHFLGTGLGKEKLNVRITDIRGQVLNDTIPALPNDGSGGAYIVPGNVQFPD from the coding sequence ATGAACAAGAAAAGTAGATTTCAACGGTTAAAATGGGCCGGTACAGGGATGTTGCTCAGTCTCGTATTATTTGCTCTCCCTGCATCTGCTGCATGGAACGATACATATCAGGGTTACGCGACGTATACAGGCTCAGGCTACTCGGGAGGTGCGGTGTTGCTTGATCCCATCCCGGCGGACATGAAGATTACTGCACTTAATCCGTTCCAACTCAATTATAACGGTGTCAAAGCCGCTTTAGCGGGAGCCTATCTCGAGGTGCAGGGTCCTAAAGGCAAAACAACCGTCTATGTAACAGACCTCTATCCAGAAGGCGCCAGCGGAGCACTGGATCTCTCACCGAATGCCTTTAACCTGATCGGTGACCCAAAGGCAGGTAAAATCGATATCAGCTGGAAAGTGGTCAAAGCTCCAATTCAAGGCAACGTCTCCTATCGGATCAAGGAAGGCAGCAGTCAGTGGTGGGCAGCCATTCAGGTTCGTAATCACAAATATCCGGTGCTGAAGTTCGAAGTGAAACAGAAGGATGGCACGTGGCTCAATCTTGAAAAGCAAGACTATAATCATTTCCTCGGAACTGGACTGGGCAAAGAAAAACTAAACGTTCGTATTACCGATATTCGCGGTCAGGTATTAAATGACACGATCCCGGCTCTGCCTAATGATGGATCGGGTGGTGCATATATCGTACCGGGCAATGTACAGTTCCCCGATTGA
- a CDS encoding cation:proton antiporter: MDMLIFEVGIAVALITLTGLISSRLRFSVIPFYILIGMAVGPHAPQIGIVDLRFIESSTFIEFMGRLGILFLLFYLGLEFSVSRLLKSGKAILTGGMFYVGLNFVSGLLLGWFMDLPLQETLVVCGIMTSSSTAIVAKVLVDLKRTANPETEIIMGMIMFDDLFIAIHISILTGLVLSGATSFLSVLLVSLSALLFIVLFLIIGRKSIKYIDKALNIKSSELFLLTVMTLLFLVAGFSETLHVAEAIGALMMGLVLGESRHVSRIEHQIMPFKDFFGAIFFFSFGLTIEPASLGGAVGMTIIAVILTIASNYGAGMIAGRLAGMSPKASLNVGFTLVSRGEFSIIMANIGKAGGLMASIQSFAVLYVLILAVLGPILTKESPRIYAQYARLRKRMKRRETG; the protein is encoded by the coding sequence ATGGATATGCTCATATTCGAAGTGGGAATTGCCGTTGCGCTGATTACACTTACTGGGCTGATATCTTCACGATTACGATTTTCAGTCATTCCTTTCTATATCCTGATTGGTATGGCTGTTGGACCACATGCACCACAGATCGGCATAGTGGATTTACGTTTTATCGAAAGTTCGACCTTTATTGAATTTATGGGCAGGCTTGGCATTCTGTTTTTGTTATTTTATCTGGGTTTGGAGTTCTCGGTCTCCCGTTTATTAAAGTCTGGTAAAGCCATTCTGACCGGGGGCATGTTCTATGTTGGTCTGAATTTTGTCTCTGGATTGCTGTTGGGGTGGTTCATGGATCTGCCCCTTCAGGAGACACTTGTTGTCTGCGGGATCATGACCAGCTCTTCTACAGCCATTGTAGCTAAAGTGCTCGTTGATCTGAAACGCACGGCAAACCCTGAAACAGAGATTATTATGGGCATGATCATGTTTGATGACTTGTTCATCGCGATTCATATCTCCATCCTGACCGGGCTTGTGCTCAGCGGGGCAACTTCATTCTTAAGTGTTCTATTAGTATCGCTGTCTGCCCTGCTGTTTATTGTGCTGTTCCTGATTATTGGCAGGAAAAGCATCAAATATATTGATAAGGCACTGAATATCAAGTCATCAGAGTTGTTTCTGCTTACCGTCATGACACTGCTCTTCCTGGTAGCCGGTTTCTCAGAGACGCTGCACGTAGCGGAAGCTATTGGAGCGTTGATGATGGGGCTTGTGTTGGGCGAATCAAGACATGTGAGTCGGATTGAACATCAGATCATGCCTTTCAAAGATTTTTTTGGTGCAATTTTCTTCTTCAGTTTTGGCCTGACCATCGAGCCGGCTTCACTTGGCGGAGCTGTTGGGATGACGATTATTGCCGTTATTCTGACGATTGCCAGTAACTATGGTGCAGGTATGATCGCTGGCAGACTGGCTGGAATGAGCCCTAAAGCATCATTGAATGTGGGCTTTACCCTGGTCTCGCGGGGTGAATTCTCCATTATCATGGCGAACATCGGCAAGGCCGGAGGGTTGATGGCATCCATCCAATCGTTTGCCGTGTTGTATGTGTTAATTCTGGCTGTGCTGGGGCCTATACTGACCAAAGAATCTCCGCGGATCTATGCTCAGTATGCGCGGCTAAGGAAGCGGATGAAACGAAGGGAAACAGGTTGA
- a CDS encoding cation:proton antiporter regulatory subunit codes for MHFKETDLPGIGRKYWLHTRSGEHLVIVIHNDERRDLFHMESGDTPEEVGDMVSLVTLDDDEARAVAAIVGGMTYKPKFQDEREVMLEGLLIEWLRIEPHAASVGMTIGELDIRQATGAVILAVVTKDKEKHFNPGPDYAFTAGATIVVAGERNQIKHLKQLLTDGRT; via the coding sequence ATGCACTTTAAAGAGACGGACTTACCAGGGATTGGACGTAAATACTGGCTGCATACCCGTAGTGGTGAGCATTTGGTCATTGTGATTCATAACGACGAGCGACGTGACCTATTCCATATGGAGTCAGGGGATACACCTGAAGAGGTGGGTGATATGGTATCTCTTGTCACCCTGGATGATGATGAAGCCCGGGCGGTAGCCGCTATTGTTGGTGGTATGACCTATAAACCGAAGTTTCAGGATGAGCGTGAAGTGATGCTTGAAGGGCTGTTAATCGAATGGCTGCGAATTGAGCCTCACGCCGCAAGCGTAGGCATGACGATTGGTGAACTGGATATCCGTCAGGCTACGGGCGCCGTAATTCTCGCTGTTGTGACCAAGGATAAGGAGAAGCATTTTAATCCAGGCCCGGATTATGCTTTTACCGCTGGAGCTACAATTGTAGTTGCCGGTGAACGGAATCAGATCAAACATCTCAAACAATTGTTGACTGATGGACGGACTTAG